From a single Pedosphaera parvula Ellin514 genomic region:
- a CDS encoding 4-hydroxy-3-methylbut-2-enyl diphosphate reductase has protein sequence MSTEAPSTPQKINLRRPDIMEAVQAQVLSHYRSELVERIRANGNVVSAGGLTVKLAKEFGFCYGVERAIDLAYAARKVFPNQPIYILGEIIHNPEVNDQIRAMGIKSLSGKEKDADVDDLKKDDIVIIPAFGTEVATREKLQAKGCRFVDTTCGDVMSVWKRVRQYSNDRVTSIIHGKAWHEETKATSSQTTNRGGHYLVVFTLAETDYVCNFILKGGSKEEFLNKFKGAYSEGFDPDVHLQAIGVANQTTMLRGETEEVQRRLRNAMTEKYGTDKVEQHFRFFDTICGATQDRQDALEKLLRVPINLLLVIGGYNSSNTSHLAEMGEAKLPTYFIKNAAKMVSDKVIFHYNQHIGKEVETSDWLPSGNITVGITAGASCPNNLIEDTIRRLFELRGISVQDLLGAK, from the coding sequence ATGTCAACTGAAGCGCCTTCGACGCCACAAAAAATCAACCTTCGCCGTCCGGATATTATGGAGGCGGTTCAGGCACAGGTACTTTCCCATTATCGGAGTGAGTTGGTGGAACGTATTCGTGCTAACGGCAACGTCGTGTCCGCGGGTGGATTAACAGTGAAACTCGCCAAAGAATTTGGTTTTTGCTACGGCGTCGAGCGAGCCATTGATTTGGCGTATGCAGCCCGCAAAGTCTTTCCAAACCAGCCAATCTACATTCTTGGAGAAATCATCCACAACCCCGAGGTAAATGACCAAATTCGTGCCATGGGTATCAAGTCTTTGTCCGGTAAGGAAAAGGACGCGGATGTGGATGATCTTAAAAAAGATGACATTGTTATCATCCCTGCTTTTGGGACTGAAGTTGCCACGCGTGAAAAGCTTCAGGCTAAAGGTTGCCGCTTCGTGGATACAACCTGTGGAGACGTAATGAGCGTTTGGAAGCGTGTTCGTCAGTATTCCAATGATCGCGTAACCAGCATCATTCACGGAAAAGCCTGGCACGAGGAAACCAAGGCGACCAGTTCCCAGACCACCAACCGTGGTGGACATTATCTCGTCGTTTTCACGCTTGCAGAGACGGATTACGTCTGCAATTTCATCTTGAAAGGTGGCAGCAAGGAAGAATTTCTGAACAAGTTTAAGGGTGCCTATTCGGAAGGCTTTGATCCCGACGTGCATCTTCAGGCCATCGGTGTTGCGAACCAGACCACGATGCTGCGTGGCGAAACCGAGGAAGTCCAACGTCGTTTGCGCAATGCGATGACGGAAAAATACGGTACTGATAAAGTGGAGCAGCATTTTCGCTTTTTCGATACGATTTGCGGCGCGACGCAGGATCGGCAGGATGCGCTTGAAAAGTTACTGCGCGTTCCCATTAACCTGTTGCTGGTGATTGGAGGATATAATTCCTCGAATACTTCGCACCTCGCCGAAATGGGTGAGGCCAAACTTCCAACCTATTTCATCAAGAACGCTGCGAAGATGGTTTCAGACAAGGTAATTTTCCATTACAATCAGCACATTGGCAAGGAAGTGGAAACCAGCGATTGGTTACCCTCCGGAAATATTACAGTGGGAATTACTGCTGGAGCTTCCTGTCCAAACAATCTCATCGAAGATACTATCCGCCGTTTGTTTGAACTTCGCGGCATCTCCGTTCAGGATCTTCTTGGTGCCAAGTAA
- a CDS encoding deoxyguanosinetriphosphate triphosphohydrolase — MPRTRAELEQIEKQTLAPYAQFSADSRGRKYKEAPPEWRTQYQRDRDRVIHSRAFRRLEYKTQVFLNGTGDHLRTRLTHTIEVAAITRNITRALRLNEDLAETIALAHDLGHSPFGHKGEVVLNRLMKKHGGFEHNRHSLRIVEEIEQKYPLFPGLNLSWEVREGLIKHYTSYDHPSKRKGFDAKSSALEAQVANLADEITYYSHDLDDGLDSGLLSEKQLNKDVRIWRQATRTVEKQFGDLADECRRYFIIRCIIDMQVKDVVETTEEKIRRAGVQSADDVRLQSKSLVQYSPERRELNLELRDYLYQNLYYNPVVHGPNLRAVKMLEELFNYYLKHPEQIGDQARKRMRKEGRRRAICDYLAGMTDRYAMQEHERIFGPSP; from the coding sequence ATGCCTCGTACGCGTGCAGAATTAGAGCAGATTGAAAAACAGACTTTGGCTCCTTACGCCCAATTCAGTGCCGATTCCCGTGGGCGCAAATACAAGGAAGCTCCGCCTGAATGGCGCACCCAGTACCAACGTGACCGGGACCGGGTCATCCACTCACGGGCCTTTCGTCGTCTCGAATACAAAACCCAGGTGTTTTTGAACGGCACGGGAGATCATCTCCGCACGCGTCTAACTCACACGATTGAAGTTGCTGCCATCACGCGAAACATCACACGTGCATTGCGGTTGAACGAAGATTTGGCCGAGACGATTGCCCTGGCTCATGACCTGGGACACTCTCCATTCGGTCATAAAGGAGAGGTGGTTTTGAACCGCCTGATGAAAAAACATGGCGGCTTCGAACATAATCGGCATAGCTTGCGCATCGTTGAAGAAATCGAACAGAAATATCCCCTCTTCCCCGGTTTGAATCTGAGCTGGGAAGTCCGCGAGGGTTTGATCAAGCACTACACCAGTTACGATCATCCCAGCAAGCGCAAGGGTTTCGATGCCAAATCCTCTGCCTTGGAGGCGCAGGTGGCCAATCTCGCTGACGAAATTACTTACTACAGTCATGATCTGGATGACGGGTTGGATTCGGGCCTGCTCTCTGAAAAACAGTTGAACAAGGATGTCCGCATCTGGCGCCAGGCGACACGGACCGTGGAAAAGCAGTTTGGTGATTTGGCCGACGAATGCCGCCGTTACTTTATTATCCGCTGCATTATCGACATGCAGGTCAAGGATGTGGTTGAAACCACAGAAGAGAAAATCCGACGCGCCGGAGTGCAGAGCGCCGATGACGTAAGGCTCCAATCCAAATCTCTCGTCCAATACAGCCCCGAAAGACGCGAGCTGAATCTTGAACTCCGGGATTACCTTTACCAGAATCTCTATTACAATCCGGTGGTTCACGGCCCCAACCTGCGCGCCGTCAAAATGCTGGAGGAATTATTTAATTACTACCTGAAGCATCCTGAGCAAATTGGCGATCAAGCTCGCAAGCGGATGCGCAAGGAAGGCAGGCGGCGGGCCATCTGTGATTATCTCGCCGGAATGACGGACCGCTACGCCATGCAGGAACATGAAAGAATTTTCGGCCCCAGTCCCTAG
- a CDS encoding sodium:proton antiporter: MENAIVPHPLAMLPFSLLLAAIALAPLFFADWWGKHYPKICLILASIVVVYYCVGLNASSSVLHTAREYISFIALVGSLFVVSGGIHIGVKGESTPLANVLFLLVGALLANVLGTTGASMLLIRPWIRMNKYRITTHHITFFIFIISNVGGCLTPVGDPPLFLGYLSGVPFWWVMLQGWPIWLTGVGILLVMFYFVDSHNYHRAPKPVREHLTGHEKWTITGTTNLLFLAIIFAAVFVSRPFLLREMLMVAAATASYFITRKEVHEANHFNLNPVKEVAILFIAIFATMLPALDWLAANASKICGAAPATFYFGSGTLSSVLDNAPTYLSFLNALFGVTGTHDVHLLLAQSPKVILAISIGSVFFGANTYIGNGPNFMVKAIADQQHVHTPTFGGYILRHTIPFMLPMILIVWFIFFRHAN; this comes from the coding sequence ATGGAAAATGCAATCGTCCCACATCCACTGGCCATGCTGCCATTCAGTCTCCTTTTGGCTGCCATTGCGCTGGCCCCCCTGTTCTTTGCCGATTGGTGGGGAAAGCACTATCCAAAAATCTGCCTTATCCTCGCTTCAATAGTAGTGGTCTACTACTGTGTTGGACTTAATGCGTCCTCGAGTGTTTTACACACAGCCAGGGAATACATAAGCTTCATTGCTCTCGTAGGTTCACTATTTGTTGTTTCCGGCGGCATTCACATTGGAGTAAAGGGAGAGTCGACACCACTGGCGAACGTTCTGTTTTTATTAGTTGGTGCATTGCTGGCAAATGTCCTCGGAACAACGGGCGCTTCGATGCTTTTGATCCGACCATGGATTCGGATGAATAAGTACCGGATTACGACTCATCACATCACCTTTTTTATTTTCATCATTTCAAATGTGGGTGGTTGTCTGACCCCCGTGGGAGATCCACCGCTCTTCCTCGGTTACCTCAGTGGAGTGCCATTCTGGTGGGTGATGCTACAAGGCTGGCCGATCTGGCTGACCGGAGTCGGCATTCTTTTGGTGATGTTTTACTTTGTTGATTCCCACAACTATCATCGCGCACCCAAGCCCGTCCGTGAGCATCTCACCGGGCATGAAAAGTGGACTATCACCGGCACCACCAACCTGCTCTTCCTCGCCATAATTTTCGCAGCCGTATTCGTGAGCCGCCCATTTCTGTTGCGTGAGATGCTGATGGTCGCCGCCGCGACTGCCTCCTATTTCATCACCCGAAAGGAGGTTCACGAAGCGAATCATTTCAACTTAAATCCAGTCAAGGAGGTCGCGATCCTTTTCATTGCCATTTTCGCCACCATGCTGCCAGCGCTGGATTGGTTGGCGGCAAATGCCTCAAAAATCTGTGGCGCCGCACCTGCCACATTCTATTTTGGCAGTGGAACTCTTTCCAGCGTCCTCGACAACGCACCGACTTATTTAAGTTTTCTAAATGCACTGTTTGGAGTCACCGGAACCCATGATGTTCATCTCTTGCTTGCTCAAAGCCCAAAAGTAATTCTAGCCATCAGTATCGGCTCGGTCTTCTTCGGAGCCAACACCTACATTGGCAATGGCCCGAACTTCATGGTCAAAGCCATTGCCGATCAACAACACGTGCACACCCCAACATTCGGGGGCTATATCCTGCGGCACACAATTCCCTTCATGTTGCCAATGATTTTGATTGTTTGGTTCATCTTCTTTCGCCATGCCAATTGA
- a CDS encoding glycosyltransferase family 9 protein, translating into MENILLIKLKCMGDVVFTIPAVHLLRANFPKARITYLTSQENRAIVEQFDGVDEVWSIDRAVFKRGDLKCALSSMLNLLGRLRRAKFSLVIDLQSYGETALLTRLTGANERWAWVLGDRFRRHAYTKVIPRQDHRHPVDVNLDLLTQFGLKTAPVCNKLSVVGEGQDAAYQFFARNQLDPLKPTVVIQAFTSAAHKNWPLEHYLAVAKHWRNQGVQIIFSGGMKEKHLFGAVEAEGFPVCIGESFRTLSWIIKLSKLVIGGDTGLLHLALSIGTQVVVLMVPSGTGSPIPYSHPECVVKPTVGDDLKTITIQIVNDSIGRVLLCRELSANLPNQPRVW; encoded by the coding sequence ATGGAAAATATTCTTTTGATCAAGCTAAAGTGCATGGGCGATGTGGTTTTCACCATTCCCGCCGTGCATCTGCTCCGCGCCAATTTTCCCAAGGCTCGGATCACCTATCTTACCTCCCAGGAAAACCGTGCCATTGTGGAGCAATTCGACGGCGTGGACGAAGTCTGGTCAATTGATCGAGCAGTGTTCAAACGTGGCGACCTGAAATGTGCGTTATCATCCATGTTGAACCTGCTGGGGCGGCTTCGCAGAGCGAAATTTTCCCTGGTCATAGATCTCCAAAGCTATGGGGAAACTGCTTTGCTAACCCGGCTGACCGGGGCGAATGAACGTTGGGCCTGGGTTTTAGGCGATAGATTTCGTCGCCATGCTTATACAAAAGTGATTCCACGACAGGATCATCGGCACCCGGTCGACGTTAACCTCGACTTACTGACTCAATTCGGACTTAAAACAGCTCCCGTTTGTAATAAACTTTCAGTAGTCGGAGAAGGCCAGGACGCGGCTTATCAATTCTTTGCCCGCAACCAGCTCGATCCTTTGAAGCCGACAGTGGTTATTCAGGCATTTACCAGTGCGGCGCACAAGAACTGGCCTTTGGAACATTACCTGGCTGTTGCAAAGCACTGGAGGAATCAAGGAGTTCAAATAATTTTCTCCGGGGGAATGAAGGAGAAACATTTGTTCGGAGCTGTGGAAGCCGAAGGCTTTCCTGTCTGTATCGGAGAGTCCTTTCGCACCCTGTCTTGGATCATAAAACTTTCAAAACTCGTTATCGGTGGAGATACAGGACTTCTGCACTTGGCCTTGTCAATTGGAACCCAGGTGGTGGTGTTGATGGTTCCGTCAGGCACAGGCTCGCCCATTCCTTATAGCCATCCGGAATGTGTTGTGAAGCCAACTGTTGGTGACGATCTGAAGACTATCACCATCCAGATAGTCAACGATTCCATAGGGAGGGTATTACTCTGTAGAGAGCTGTCAGCGAACCTTCCAAACCAACCGAGAGTCTGGTAA
- a CDS encoding magnesium transporter: MTREEAHLEEPILLHVRRDFPLLKQQQTIQAALDTIRQEGIGEKIIYFYVVDEHGRLQGVLPTRRLLTSPAEKRISDLMITRIIAIPSTATLLEACELFALHKFLAFPVVDAERHVVGMVDINLFTEEVLDMPEPKEGDDLFEALGFHIWEIRGASPFKAYRFRFPWLLTTIASGTVCALIAGAYEATLAQSLILAFFLTLVLGLGESVSIQSMSLTIQALRVTQPTLRWYLKTLKREFQTALMIGLSCGLVVGLIVWIWRRDAMASLAIGTSILLSLFMASLLGLSVPSLLHACKLDPKIAAGPITLAITDMLTLLFYFSLGTWLLLKPLTH, translated from the coding sequence ATGACCCGGGAAGAAGCACATTTGGAAGAGCCGATCCTGCTGCACGTGCGCAGGGATTTCCCATTGCTCAAGCAGCAACAAACTATTCAGGCTGCATTGGACACAATCCGTCAGGAAGGCATAGGAGAAAAAATCATTTATTTTTATGTGGTCGACGAGCACGGGCGCTTGCAGGGTGTACTGCCAACCCGGCGGCTTTTAACCTCCCCTGCGGAGAAAAGGATTTCGGACTTGATGATAACCCGCATTATTGCCATTCCATCCACCGCAACTCTGTTGGAGGCGTGCGAATTGTTTGCGCTGCATAAATTCCTCGCATTTCCCGTGGTGGATGCAGAACGTCACGTGGTGGGGATGGTGGATATTAATTTGTTTACCGAGGAGGTGCTGGACATGCCGGAACCGAAGGAAGGCGACGATTTATTCGAAGCGTTGGGTTTTCACATTTGGGAAATTCGAGGCGCCTCACCATTCAAGGCTTATCGTTTTCGATTCCCCTGGCTGCTCACCACCATTGCGAGTGGCACTGTTTGCGCCCTGATCGCGGGTGCCTACGAAGCGACTTTGGCTCAAAGCCTGATCCTGGCTTTTTTTCTGACGCTGGTTTTGGGTTTGGGTGAAAGCGTCAGCATCCAATCCATGAGCTTGACCATCCAGGCTTTACGGGTGACACAACCAACATTGCGATGGTATTTGAAAACGTTAAAACGCGAATTCCAGACCGCGCTGATGATTGGCCTGAGTTGCGGACTGGTGGTGGGATTGATTGTTTGGATTTGGAGGAGAGACGCAATGGCCAGCCTTGCGATTGGAACCAGCATTCTTCTATCCCTGTTTATGGCAAGCTTGCTCGGCCTAAGCGTTCCATCCCTGCTCCATGCTTGCAAATTAGATCCCAAGATCGCAGCCGGGCCAATCACACTTGCGATTACCGACATGCTTACGCTGCTGTTTTATTTCAGCCTGGGAACGTGGCTTTTATTGAAACCACTCACTCACTAG
- a CDS encoding ammonium transporter produces MPRLKPDALAEQGGPALKSRSTALGRIRCATMKWSLLAVIAAAPFLVQAADEPATGASNAVASAATAATSATTNAAAAAAPAPAPQQPDSIASGGANAGNEQDLTWPVPAKTIENLAMTNAPASLYAKPSNDELIQNVAHNKVSINVVWTLVTGFLVMFMQAGFALVETGLCRAKNAAHVMTMNFMIYVLGMLGFYVCGFAIMFGGYAAGPVAIGWQPSLGQGLMLLDKEISIPHLGGIMGGKGFFLGSGVFDTAIFTLFLFQMVFMDTTATIPTGAMAERWRFSNFMIYGFWVGALPYAFFGNWVWGGGWLAQLGMNFGLGHGHVDFAGSSVVHLCGGVIALAGAAVIGPRLGKFAPDGTPRPIPGHNIVYVILGTFILAFGWFGFNPGSTLAGTDNRIAVAAVNTMLASATGALATYIVMMMKFGKPDPSMLCNGMLAGLVAITAPCAFVNSIGACIIGAVAGVLVVFAVFFVEGKLKIDDPVGAISVHGVNGAWGVISVGLLANGSYGQGWGGVHKLIKDGVVKIINNDGAASIADYNKLVAGGWTDVGVSGLFGKLFGSPMNDGSQLMAQSIGTLTCIVFVGVFAYVFFKISNLIIPIRSKREDELAGCDMPEMGAEAYPDYQLTDKSSPRVSN; encoded by the coding sequence ATGCCAAGACTAAAGCCAGACGCTTTGGCGGAGCAGGGTGGCCCGGCTCTAAAAAGCAGGTCGACAGCGCTTGGTCGTATCCGGTGTGCAACGATGAAATGGTCATTGCTGGCTGTTATTGCCGCCGCGCCTTTTCTTGTCCAGGCGGCCGATGAGCCAGCAACCGGTGCAAGCAATGCTGTTGCAAGCGCCGCTACGGCCGCAACTTCAGCTACCACCAATGCGGCTGCCGCTGCAGCGCCTGCACCAGCACCACAACAGCCGGATTCCATCGCTTCGGGCGGTGCCAATGCCGGCAATGAACAGGACCTGACCTGGCCCGTGCCGGCCAAGACCATTGAGAATCTGGCGATGACCAATGCGCCCGCTTCTCTGTATGCAAAACCGAGCAATGATGAGCTGATCCAAAACGTGGCCCACAACAAGGTTTCCATTAACGTCGTATGGACCTTGGTTACCGGCTTTCTGGTGATGTTCATGCAGGCTGGCTTTGCCTTGGTGGAAACCGGCCTGTGCCGAGCCAAGAATGCCGCGCACGTTATGACGATGAACTTCATGATTTATGTGCTGGGCATGCTTGGTTTCTATGTCTGCGGCTTTGCCATCATGTTCGGCGGCTATGCTGCCGGGCCGGTGGCTATTGGCTGGCAGCCGAGTTTGGGGCAAGGCTTGATGCTTCTCGACAAGGAAATCTCCATTCCTCACCTTGGCGGTATCATGGGTGGGAAAGGATTCTTCCTTGGGTCGGGCGTATTTGATACTGCCATCTTCACCTTATTCCTGTTCCAGATGGTGTTCATGGATACCACTGCCACGATTCCCACTGGTGCCATGGCGGAACGTTGGAGATTCAGTAACTTCATGATCTACGGTTTCTGGGTGGGCGCGCTTCCTTACGCCTTCTTCGGCAACTGGGTCTGGGGTGGCGGCTGGCTGGCCCAACTCGGCATGAATTTCGGACTGGGCCACGGTCACGTCGACTTCGCCGGCTCATCGGTGGTGCATTTGTGTGGTGGTGTCATTGCCCTCGCAGGTGCGGCGGTAATCGGGCCGCGCCTGGGCAAGTTTGCCCCGGACGGCACGCCCCGCCCAATCCCCGGCCACAACATTGTATACGTGATCCTGGGCACATTCATCCTGGCCTTTGGCTGGTTCGGCTTCAATCCCGGTTCCACTTTGGCTGGCACTGACAACCGCATTGCTGTCGCGGCGGTGAACACGATGTTGGCCTCGGCCACTGGAGCGCTCGCCACTTACATCGTCATGATGATGAAGTTCGGCAAACCCGATCCTTCGATGCTTTGCAACGGCATGCTGGCTGGGTTGGTCGCCATCACTGCACCTTGTGCATTCGTTAACTCCATTGGCGCCTGCATTATTGGCGCGGTTGCCGGGGTGCTAGTCGTTTTCGCGGTCTTCTTTGTCGAAGGCAAACTGAAGATTGATGATCCGGTCGGTGCGATTTCCGTGCACGGTGTGAACGGTGCCTGGGGCGTAATCAGCGTTGGGTTGCTGGCCAATGGCAGCTACGGCCAGGGCTGGGGTGGTGTGCACAAGCTCATCAAGGACGGCGTGGTCAAAATTATCAACAACGATGGAGCCGCCTCCATTGCTGATTACAACAAGCTCGTGGCTGGTGGCTGGACGGATGTGGGCGTCAGCGGCCTCTTCGGCAAGTTGTTTGGTTCGCCCATGAACGACGGATCACAACTGATGGCTCAGTCCATTGGAACTCTTACCTGTATCGTATTCGTGGGTGTTTTCGCCTACGTCTTTTTCAAGATTTCCAACTTGATCATCCCAATCCGCTCCAAGCGTGAAGACGAACTCGCCGGCTGTGACATGCCGGAAATGGGTGCTGAAGCTTATCCTGACTACCAATTGACCGATAAGTCCTCGCCACGCGTGAGCAACTAA
- a CDS encoding amino acid permease — MSAPGVHRPRNVGWARAASFLYGDWGTSKAYVIGLAFLTVQFSSFPIILAVCLFTGLVGYNYIVVCKHFPDGGGVYSAARDQSRVLAVLGSLLLLADFIVTAALSGWDAMRYLHVPPQYVKISTLGVIVLIGFLNYFGPKHSGSLAVSLAIPMVFVVVLIILLALPHLTFQFMDHGARLVTKANWVAFVGVILALSGVEAIANLTGVLKLDEGSSHEVPIVAKTARKAILPVAIEVVCGTALLGWAMLSIPPSYTPEIKKNYEVMLNFLGEHYGELTWNQYGGGLFGWSGAFIGHKVGLLIGIVVGLLLLSAVNTAVSAMIGLIYMLARDGEMPKSFTKLNSHGVPWAPLFIAVGLPLVLTLFTEDLDSLADMYAIGVVGAIAVNLGSCWYNKKLGLSWYERAIMGITFLMLFAIEITIAKTKPAALFFAVCVVGIGFALRAYSMKRAGLETLTVKKELAAAVVPERWENIRLNFSSSGQSVMVAARGITPVLRFALEESKLRQGPLYVLYVKELAVNLPGPVGTTERPRWQEDRRAAEIMYGMLELGRELGVQVVPVYTVSDNPSMSILDLSATLGIDLLILGAPHRQTLAMLLKGNVVTEVANNLPPNIQLVIHG; from the coding sequence ATGAGTGCGCCCGGTGTTCATCGTCCCCGCAACGTCGGTTGGGCTCGAGCCGCGTCCTTTCTCTACGGTGACTGGGGCACCAGCAAGGCCTACGTTATCGGCCTGGCTTTTCTAACTGTTCAGTTTTCGTCCTTTCCAATCATCCTGGCAGTTTGTCTGTTCACAGGTTTGGTGGGCTATAATTACATTGTAGTTTGCAAGCACTTCCCGGATGGCGGGGGAGTTTATTCGGCGGCGCGTGACCAGAGCAGAGTGCTGGCGGTGTTAGGTTCCCTGCTGCTGCTGGCAGACTTCATAGTGACGGCGGCGTTAAGTGGATGGGATGCCATGCGCTACCTGCATGTGCCGCCGCAATATGTAAAGATCTCGACTTTGGGTGTTATCGTTCTCATCGGATTTCTCAATTATTTTGGTCCCAAGCACAGCGGCAGCCTGGCTGTTTCCCTGGCCATTCCGATGGTTTTTGTGGTGGTGCTGATCATTCTGCTGGCCCTTCCGCATCTGACCTTTCAATTCATGGATCATGGAGCGAGACTGGTAACCAAAGCCAACTGGGTCGCTTTCGTTGGTGTAATCCTTGCTCTTAGCGGTGTGGAAGCAATTGCAAACTTAACCGGCGTCTTGAAGTTGGATGAGGGATCAAGTCATGAGGTGCCGATTGTGGCTAAAACAGCACGCAAGGCGATTCTTCCAGTCGCAATCGAAGTAGTATGTGGAACAGCTCTCCTTGGATGGGCGATGCTTTCCATACCACCAAGCTACACTCCTGAAATTAAGAAGAATTACGAAGTCATGCTCAATTTTCTCGGTGAGCATTACGGTGAACTGACCTGGAATCAATATGGAGGCGGGCTCTTCGGCTGGAGCGGTGCCTTTATCGGCCATAAAGTGGGACTTCTCATCGGCATTGTGGTGGGACTGCTGCTCTTGAGCGCTGTCAATACTGCCGTCAGCGCCATGATTGGGCTCATTTACATGCTCGCCCGTGATGGCGAAATGCCGAAGTCCTTCACCAAATTAAATTCGCATGGAGTTCCGTGGGCACCTTTGTTCATTGCGGTTGGACTGCCACTCGTGTTGACACTTTTCACAGAGGATTTGGATTCCCTGGCCGATATGTATGCCATCGGAGTAGTGGGAGCCATTGCTGTAAACCTGGGTTCCTGCTGGTACAATAAAAAGCTTGGGCTCAGTTGGTACGAGCGTGCCATCATGGGGATCACGTTCCTGATGTTGTTCGCCATTGAAATCACTATTGCAAAAACCAAGCCGGCAGCATTGTTTTTCGCGGTTTGTGTTGTAGGCATCGGCTTTGCGTTGCGGGCGTATTCAATGAAACGAGCAGGCTTGGAAACCCTCACGGTGAAGAAGGAACTGGCTGCGGCCGTAGTGCCAGAAAGATGGGAAAATATCCGTCTGAATTTTAGTTCTTCCGGACAATCCGTCATGGTGGCTGCGCGTGGGATTACTCCGGTACTCCGATTCGCGCTGGAGGAATCGAAGTTGAGGCAGGGGCCATTGTACGTTCTCTATGTCAAGGAGCTGGCAGTCAATCTTCCTGGTCCGGTTGGTACTACCGAACGCCCCCGTTGGCAGGAGGATCGGCGTGCCGCTGAAATTATGTACGGGATGCTTGAGTTGGGCCGCGAACTCGGAGTGCAGGTGGTTCCCGTATATACCGTCAGCGACAACCCTTCGATGTCCATTTTGGATTTGTCAGCGACACTGGGAATCGATTTGCTGATTTTAGGTGCGCCACATCGTCAGACCCTGGCAATGCTCCTGAAGGGCAACGTCGTAACGGAGGTTGCCAACAATCTGCCCCCCAACATTCAGTTGGTGATTCATGGTTAA
- a CDS encoding shikimate dehydrogenase family protein, with protein MLEVLKQPINAATRFCAVLGHPIKHSASPAMQNAGIATLGLNWCYIAHEVHPDHLRDAIQGAKAMKYMGLNLTVPHKLLAMEMVDVLDESARIWGAVNTIRFEAQDLDGQWKPLVHFGDSIPEKIRTRGFNTDADAITRSLREDLGMNLAGAKVLLLGAGGAGRVAALKLAAEKVAELYLVNRTSSKAEIIAAEIKRLFPQIRVAVGYPAGSIDLVLNATSLGLRPGDASPLDEKKFSLRNASAAYDMIYRPAETPFLKAAKEAGCRVANGLGMLLYQGAKALEIWTGQKAPVEVMRAALVKNIYGN; from the coding sequence GTGTTGGAAGTTTTGAAACAACCAATCAACGCTGCCACGCGCTTTTGCGCGGTGCTGGGGCATCCCATCAAGCACTCGGCATCGCCGGCGATGCAAAATGCAGGAATCGCAACATTGGGGCTCAACTGGTGTTATATCGCTCATGAAGTGCATCCGGATCATTTACGAGACGCAATCCAGGGGGCGAAGGCCATGAAGTATATGGGACTGAATCTTACAGTCCCGCATAAGCTGCTGGCCATGGAGATGGTGGATGTGCTGGATGAGTCCGCGCGCATCTGGGGAGCAGTGAATACGATTCGCTTTGAAGCGCAGGACTTGGATGGTCAATGGAAGCCATTGGTGCATTTTGGGGATTCGATTCCAGAGAAGATACGGACCCGGGGATTCAATACGGATGCCGATGCGATCACCCGTTCTTTGCGGGAAGATCTGGGGATGAATCTGGCGGGTGCAAAAGTCTTACTACTCGGAGCTGGCGGAGCAGGGCGGGTGGCTGCGCTGAAACTGGCTGCGGAAAAGGTCGCTGAGTTATACCTCGTGAATCGCACCAGCAGCAAAGCCGAAATCATTGCTGCTGAAATCAAAAGGCTTTTCCCGCAAATCAGAGTTGCAGTTGGTTATCCAGCGGGGAGCATTGATCTTGTTTTGAACGCCACTTCCCTGGGGCTGAGACCGGGCGATGCTTCACCGCTTGATGAAAAGAAATTTTCACTCAGAAATGCCTCCGCGGCGTATGACATGATTTATCGTCCGGCGGAAACGCCATTTCTTAAAGCAGCGAAAGAAGCCGGATGTCGCGTGGCGAATGGATTGGGAATGCTACTTTATCAGGGGGCGAAGGCTTTGGAAATTTGGACGGGTCAGAAGGCGCCGGTCGAGGTTATGCGTGCGGCATTAGTCAAAAATATTTATGGGAATTAA
- a CDS encoding P-II family nitrogen regulator encodes MKKIEAIIKPFKLEEVKDALAEVGIEGMTVVEVKGFGRQKGHTEIYRGSEYTVDFLPKIKIELVTTDALVETAVSAIVKAAKTGKIGDGKVFISTVEDAIRIRTEEKGEKAV; translated from the coding sequence ATGAAAAAAATTGAAGCCATCATTAAGCCTTTCAAGTTGGAAGAAGTTAAAGACGCCCTCGCCGAAGTCGGCATTGAGGGTATGACGGTGGTCGAAGTCAAAGGTTTTGGCCGTCAGAAGGGCCACACCGAAATCTATCGCGGGAGTGAATATACGGTTGATTTTCTTCCCAAGATAAAGATTGAGCTGGTTACAACGGACGCCCTCGTCGAAACAGCGGTCAGTGCCATCGTCAAGGCAGCCAAGACTGGAAAGATTGGGGATGGAAAAGTCTTCATCTCCACAGTGGAGGATGCCATACGTATTCGCACTGAAGAAAAAGGCGAAAAAGCCGTTTAA